GCACCCATCACCCCGACCTCAATCTTGTCGCAATGCCTAACGTCAGCTCCATGTTGCAGGCCCTGGCTACCGATGAAGTGGATGCGGTAGTCAGCGATCTGGCTTCGAGCGTCTGGAGCCTGCGCCAGCTGAAACTCGATGGTTTGTACGTCAGCGGCGAAACGCCCTACCGCTATCAGTTGGCGATGGGCGTGCCCCGGGATGAGAAAATACTGGTGGGTATCCTGGACAAGGTCCTCGCCGACCTCAGCCCAGCCGAAACCGATGCGATCCAGCAGCATTGGGTCGGCAGCTTCAGCGATCACCGCACGTTCTGGGCAGATTTGTTGCTGTACGGCCTGCCTGCGGTGCTGCTGCTGAGTACCGTGCTGGTCATCGTGATTCGCATCAATCGTCGGCTCAGCTCGGAAATTTCCCGCCGGGTGGCCCTTGAGCAAAAACTGCGTAGCAGCGAGTACCACTATCGCGGCCTGGTGGAGAGTCTGTCGGCCATCGCCTGGGAAGCCGACATCAGCGACTTCACCTACAGCTACGTGTCGCCCCACGCCGAAGAATTGCTGGGCTACCCCCGCGCCCATTGGCTGATCCCTGGCTTCTGGCGCAACATCATTCACCCCGCCGACCTGACCCGCACCGAAACCTATTGCCTGCGCGAAACCCGGGCCAACCGTGATCACAGCATCGACTATCGCGTTATTACGGCCGATGGCCGCTGCCTGTGGGTACGCGACATCGTCAGCCTGATCGAGCACGGCCATGAACCGGTGCTGCGCGGCTTGATGATCGACATCAGCGAAGCCAAGCGTACAGAAGAGGCGCTGCAGCTGTCGGAGCAGAAGTTCGCTTCGGTGTTCCAGCAATGCCCGGACATCCTGGTGATCGCCCGCCTGTCCGACGGATGCCTGCTTGAAGTCAACAAGGCCTTTGAAGACCAGATAGGCCTTGGCGCCGCAGACGTGGTGGGCAAAACCGCCACCGAGCTGAATATCTGGGGCGTTCAAGGAGTCGGCCCGGATTTGCTGCAACGCGTGCAGACCACCAGCATCCGCAACCTGGAAATGACCTTCCTGCGCAGCAATGGCCAGGCATTTATCGGACTTATTTCAGCCGAGCCGTTCCAACTCGATACCACCGAAGCCTTGGTGGTCGTGGTGCGAGACATCACCCAGCTCAAGGAAACCCAGCAGCAGTTGCAGACCTCCGAAGAGAAGTTTGCCAAGGCCTTTCATGCCTCCCCCGATGGCTTGTTGCTGAGCCGTCAAAGCGATGGCCTGCTGATCGAAGTGAACGAAGGCTTCAGCCAACTGACCGGCTACACCAGCGCCACGTCACTGGATCAGTCGGCCCTGGACCTCGGCATCTGGGTTGACCTCAATGAGCGCAAGCACATGCTGGAGTTGATGCAGCGCGACGGCTTTGTCCGCGACTTCATTTGCCATATCCGCCGCGTCGATGGCCAGGTTCGCCTCTGCGAACTGTCAAGCCGCCCGCTGCCCATCGGTGACGAAGACTGCATGCTGACCATCGCCCGCGACATCACCGAACGTCAGCTGATGCAGGAAAAACTGCAACAAGCCGCCACGGTGTTCGAAAGCACCGCCGAAGGCGTATTGATCACCGACACTCGGCAGAACATCAGTGCCGTTAACCGCGCCTTCAGCGAGATCACCGGTTACAGCGAGGCCGAAGCGCTGGGCCATACCCCGCGCCTGCTCGCCTCCGGCCTGCATGACAGCGCCTTCTATGCGGCGATGTGGCATCAGTTGACGACCCAGGGCCACTGGCAGGGCGAAATTTCCAACCGTCGAAAGGACGGCGAGCTGTACCCCAGCTGGCTGACCATCAGCGCCGTGCGCAATCGCGACCAGTTGGTCACCCACTTCGTGGCGGTATTCGCCGATATTTCCAGCCTCAAGCTCGCCCAGGCGCGCCTCGACTATCAAGCCCATCACGACCCGCTGACCGGCCTGCCCAATCGCACGTTGTTTGAAAGCCGACTGCAGGCCGCCCTCAATGGCCAGCAGGAAAGCGGTAATCAAGGCGCTGTGTTGTTTCTGGACCTGGACCGCTTTAAACACATCAACGACAGCCTGGGCCACCCGGTCGGCGACCTCCTGCTCAAAGACATTGCCGTGCGCCTCAAGGAACAACTGCGCGACATCGACACCGTCGCCCGCCTGGGCGGCGATGAATTCATCATCCTGCTGCCCGGCCTGCAACAGGCCAGCGACGCCCAATACCTGGCGAATAAACTGCTCGACTGCTTCACACCGCCCTTCCAGGCCGGCGAGCACGAATTTTTTATCAGCGCGAGTATCGGCACCAGCCTGTACCCGCAGGACGGCACCGATGTCGCCACCCTGGTCAAAAATGCCGACGCCGCGATGTACCGCTCAAAAGCCAATGGCCGCAACCGTGTTGAGAGCTACACCCGCGACCTGACGGCGCAGGCCAATGAGCGCGTGGCCCTGGAGCATGAGCTGCGCCGCGCCATCGAACGTGACGAGTTGAGCCTGTATTACCAACCCAAACGCAGCCTGATCACCCAGGAGCTGATCGGTGCCGAGGCCTTGATTCGCTGGCACCACCCAACCTTTGGCGACGTACCGCCCGAGCACTTCATCGCCCTGGCTGAAGAAAACGGCACGATCCTGCAAATTGGCGATTGGGTACTGGAACAGGCGTGCCGACAGATGCACGCCTGGAGAGGCACTTTCGGTGATTTCGGCCCCCTGTCCGTCAACCTCGCCGGCGCGCAACTGCGTCACCCCAACCTGCTGTCACGCATCGAGCAACTGCTGCGCGATTACCGACTGGAACCCGGCTGCCTGCAACTGGAAATCACCGAAAACTTCATCATGAGCCAGGCCGAAGAAGCGCTGGAGGTGCTGCACCAACTCAAAGGGCTGGGGGTGCAACTGGCGATCGACGATTTTGGCACCGGTTATTCTTCCCTCAGCTACCTCAAGCGCCTGCCCCTGGATTTCCTCAAGATCGACCAATCCTTCGTCCGCGGCCTGCCCGACGACCCCCACGACGCCGCCATCGTGCGCGCCATCATCGCCCTCGGCCACAGCATGCAATTCACCATCATCGCCGAAGGCGTGGAGAACCCCGCCCAGCAAGCTTTCCTCGCCGCCGAAGGCTGTGAACAGATGCAAGGCTACATCGTCAGCCTGCCCCTGCCACCGGAGCAATTTGCCGCAAGCTTCCTTCGCACGAGCCTGGAGGATTTTTCGGATGGCACAGTGAACAAACCATCGTTATAATCCGCGACCTACTGAGGGCCTATAGCTCAGTTGGTCAGAGCAGAGGACTCATAATCCTTTGGTCCACGGTTCAAGTCCGTGTGGGCCCACCAACACAAGAAAGCCGCGCATTGCGCGGCTTTCGCGTTTCTGAAATCCCGAAAAAAAATACGTATGGGCGCAACCTCAAACTGATCGTTTGCTGAAGGCAAGCCGTGCCGCGAAAAGGACGAAAATCAAGCCAGTCGCGCGGTCCATCCAGGTGATGACTTTCTCGTTGCGCAATACTTTTGCCAGGGGCTGGGTCGCGGCAATCAGGATGATCGACCACAGAAACCCGATAACGACATGAATGCTGACCAAGCCAAACGTCCAGGCGATCAATGGCTGCCCTTGCGGAATGAACTGGGGGAGAAAAGACACGTAGAAGATGCCGATCTTGGGGTTCAGTACGTTACCCATCAGGCCTTTGAAGAACCAGTTTGGCACTTTCTTTTGAGCGCCCTCGACAGATGACAACGACGTGCGAGGCCGCAGCAGCATGTTTAGCCCCAGCCAGGCCAGGTAAGCCGCGCCGCAATACTTCAAGATATCGAACGCCAGCTCTGAGACAGCAATCAGGGCCCCGAGTCCAAAAGCGACGGCGGCGCCCCACAGGAAGCAGCCTGCGTTGATGCCCAGAGCCGCGCGCAGTGCCTGTCGCTTACCTTCCACCGTGGCCGTGCGCAAAATCAGTGCGGTATCGAGGCCAGGCGTCAGCGTGAGCAGGGTCGCTGCGAAGGTAAAGGCTATAAGGTTGTCAGAGAATGGCATAGGTGGGTCTCAGCCAGATGTAGTCGGCAGATTAACCTTTAAATACGAGCTATCAAATCCCCGCGAGCTACAGGCCGACCTCCGCGCAATGACGCCCTCAACGGTACAAGCCCGTGTCTGGCGCAGCGGTTCTGTAAGCCCGACCAAGCCTGTAACATACCTGCCCACTGCACCCTCGCACTGGAGCTTCACCCTTGCCCGCCCTAGACGACATTGACCGCCAACTGATCGCCGCCTTGCAGCTCAATGCTCGCGAAAGCGTGGCCATGCTTGCCCGGCAATTGGGTATCGCGCGCACCACGGTCACTTCGCGCCTGGCGCGCCTTGAGAAAACCCAGGTGATTACCGGTTATGGCGTGCGCCTGGGCCAGCGCGTGGCGGATGGTGGCCTGCAGGCGTATGTGGGCATTACCGTACAACCGCGTTCTGGCAAGGAAGTACTGCGCAGGTTGAGTGCAATGGCCCAGGTACAACAGCTGTGCGCGGTGAGCGGCGAATTTGATTACGTGGCGTGGCTGCGCACTGAGTCGCCGGAGCAACTTGATCAGTTGCTGGATCAGATCGGCAGCGTCGATGGTGTGGAAAAAACCACCACATCCATCATCCTTAGTAACAAATTGGACCGTGGACAACCTATCTGACCAGTGAGCTCGTCAGATTGACTGAAACGAATGCAATCCGACGACACATTGCGTCTTATTAACGAGCGCAACGCTCCCTAAACTGGCTGCCATCTTTTCCTATACTCAACGGGCCTATCCCGCCGAGTCGTCAGTAAGGTCAGCCATGAGCATTCCGTCCAGCACCATCAGCAAGACCAATCGACACCCCGCCGACGGTAAAAAACCCATCACCATCTTCGGCCCGGATTTCCCGTTTGCCTTTGATGACTGGATCGAACACCCCGCTGGCCTGGGTAGCATTCCTGCCGCCAACCACGGCGCCGAAGTGGCGATCGTGGGCGCAGGCATTGCCGGGCTGGTGGCTGCCTACGAGCTGATGAAGCTGGGCTTGAAGCCGGTGGTCTACGAAGCCTCGAAAATGGGCGGTCGCCTGCGTTCCCAGGCTTTCGAAGGCGCCGAAGGCATCATCGCCGAGCTGGGTGGGATGCGCTTTCCGGTATCGTCCACCGCTTTCTATCACTACGTGGACAAGCTGGGCCTGGAAACCAAACCCTTTCCCAACCCGCTGACGCCGGCATCCGGCAGCACCGTTATTGATCTGGAAGGCCAGACGCACTACGCGCAAAAGCTCTCCGACCTGCCGGTGTTGTTCCAGGAAGTCGCTGACGCCTGGGCCGACGCGCTGGAAGCCGGTTCGCAGTACGGCGATATTCAGCAAGCGATCCGCGACCGCGACGTGCCGCGTCTCAAGGAGCTGTGGAACAAGCTGGTCCCGCTGTGGGACGACCGCACCTTCTACGACTTCGTCGCCACCTCCAAGTCCTTTGCCAAATTGTCGTTCCTGCACCGCGAAGTGTTCGGCCAGGTCGGTTTCGGCACGGGCGGCTGGGACTCGGACTTCCCCAATTCCATGCTGGAAATCTTCCGCGTGGTGATGACCAACTGCGACGACCATCAGCACCTGGTCGTCGGCGGCGTGGCCCAGGTGCCCATGGGCATCTGGCGTCACGTGCCGGAGCGCTGTGCCCACTGGCCCGCCGGCACCAGCCTGAGCTCACTGCACCGAGGCGCGCCACGGGCGGGCGTGAAGCGCATTGCCCACGCCGCCGACGGCCGCTTCGCCGTCACCGACAACTACGGCGACACCCGCGAATACGCCGCCGTGCTGACCACCTGCCAAAGCTGGCTACTGACCACCCAGATCGAATGCGACGAAACCCTGTTCTCGCAAAAGATGTGGATGGCCCTGGACCGCACGCGCTACATGCAGTCATCCAAGACCTTTGTCATGGTCGACCGCCCGTTCTGGAAAGACAAAGACCCGGAAACCGGCCGCGACCTGATGAGCATGACCCTCACTGATCGCCTGACGCGCGGCACCTACCTGTTCGACAACGGCGACGACAAGCCGGGGGTGATCTGCCTGTCCTACTCGTGGATGAGCGACGCGTTGAAAATGCTGCCCCAGCCCATCGACAAGCGGGTCAAACTGGCCCTTGACGCACTGAATAAGATCTACCCGAAAGTAGACATCAAGGCGCGCATCATAGGCGACCCGATCACTATCTCCTGGGAAGCCGACCCGCATTTCCTCGGGGCCTTCAAAGGTGCGTTGCCCGGCCACTACCGGTATAACCAGCGCATGTATGCGCACTTCATGCAGAAGGACATGCCCGCCGAACAGCGTGGGATTTTCATCGCTGGCGACGACGTTTCGTGGACTCCGGCCTGGGTGGAGGGCGCGGTACAAACTTCGCTGAACGCGGTATGGGGCATCATGACCCACTTTGGCGGTAGCACTCATCCCGAAAACCCGGGGCCCGGCGATGTGTTTGACGAGATAGGGCCAATCGCCCTGCCCGAATAAGGAGCCAGCCATGCGTGTTGCCCTGTACCAATGCCCCCCACTGCCGCTGGATGTCGCCGGTAACCTCAAGCGTCTGCAGCAACTGGCGCACGAGGCATCGGGTGCCGATGTGCTGGTGCTGCCGGAGATGTTCCTGACCGGCTACAACATCGGCGCCGAAGCCACTGGCGCCTTGGCCGAGGCTCAGGATGGCGAGTCGGCGCAAAGCATTGCTGGCATCGCGCAAAGTGCCGGGCTGGCGATTCTGTACGGTTATCCGGAGCGCGCCGAGGACGGCCAGATCTACAACGCCGTGCAGTTGATCGACGCCCATGGCCAACGCCTGTGCAACTACCGCAAGACGCACCTGTTTGGCGACCTGGACCGCGCGATGTTCAGCGCCGGTGAAGACGCTTTTCCGCTGGTGGAATTGAACGGCTGGAAGCTGGGTTTCCTGATTTGCTACGACCTGGAGTTCCCGGAAAACACCCGGCGCCTGGCCCTGGCCGGTGCCGAACTGATCCTGGTGCCCACCGCCAATATGGTGCCGTTCGACTTTGTCGCCGACGTCACCGTGCGGGCACGGGCGTTCGAGAACCAATGCTTCGTGGCTTACGCCAACTACTGCGGGCATGAAGGCGATATTCACTACTGCGGCCAAAGCAGCATCGCCGCGCCCGATGGCCAGCGCATCGCCCAGGCGGGCCTGGATGAAGCGCTGATCGTCGGTACGCTGGATCGGCAATCGATCCTCGACGCCCGCGCCGCCAATCATTACCTGCAAGACCGCCGCCCCGAGCTTTACGGCGCACTGCACAAGCCCTGATCCACCGGGTTTGCTAGCATAGGCGCTTCCCCCGTTTCGGAAGTGCCCATGCCTGCGCCGGTTCACCCTCAGCCCCTGCACCTGACTCTGGCCAATGGCCTGCACCTTTGCCTGCGTCATGCTCCGCGCTTGAAGCGCTGTGCGGCTGTTTTACGCGTGGCGGCGGGCAGTCATGACGCGCCATTGGCGTGGCCGGGGCTGGCGCACTTCCTTGAGCACCTGTTGTTTCTGGGGACCGAGCGCTTTCCCGCGGGCGAAGGGCTAATGGCCTACGTGCAGCGCCATGGCGGACAGGTAAACGCCAGCACCCGGGAGCGCACCACGGAGTTCTTTTTTGAGCTGCCGGTTTCGACCTTCGCCGATGGGCTCGTGCGATTGGCCGATATGCTTACGCACCCTCGCCTGAGCATTGACGACCAACTGCGCGAGCGCGAAGTGCTGCACGCCGAGTTCGTCGCCTGGTCCCAGGATGCCAAGGCGCAGCAACAAGTGGCCTTGCTGCAGGGCTTGGCCGCCGACCATCCGCTGCGCGGTTTTCATGCGGGCAACCGTGACAGCCTGCCGGTGGAACGTGAGGCGTTTCAGCAGGCGTTGCGCGAATTTCACCAGCGTTTTTATCAGAGCGGTCAAATGACGCTCAGCCTGGCCGGCCCACAGTCCCAGCAAGAGCTGGAAGCGCTTGCGCAGCAATTCAGCGCGCAATTGATCGGCGGCCCGCTGCATCCCCAGGCCGAACCACCGGCACTGATGGCCGGGCACTCCAGCGGCTATCAATTGGCTGCCGACCAGCATCTGCATCAGGTCATCACCGGTGACGCGCCGCGTGAAGCGCTGGCGTTTCTCTGTACCTGGCTCAACAGCTCAGCGCCGGGTGGCTTGCTCGATGAACTGAAGGCGCGACGCCTGGCGACGGCATTGCACGCCTCCGTGCTGTATCACTTCGCCGGGCAGGCCGTGCTGGACATCGACTTTACCCTCGACGCGCAAAGTGGCTCTGCGACAGAGATCGAGGCGTTGCTGCACGACTGGCTGAGTTTTTTCGCACACAGCGACTGGACGCCGCTACGCGAAGAGTTCGCCTTGCTCAAGGCTCGCCAGCAACAGGTGCAAAGCGCCCTGGCGCTGGCACGCAACGACGAAGAAGACTTATCGGAACAAGGCGTCGCAGCCCTCAAGGCCATGCTCGACACACTGCATCTGCCGCCCGCCAAACACGCGTGGCAGCTTCCACCGAACAACCCCTTCCTTCGTCCAGCCGCCAAAGAAGAACGGGCCGGCCTGATTCGCGGCCAGACCAGCGCCCACCGTGGCTTGCGCACCTTCGCTCAGGACCGCTCACGAGGCCGTCGGGACATGTCGGCGCTGACATTCAGCCAGGCCTTGGCGAATGACAACGATGAAGGCGCCCTGTACCTGCGTTGGCGCTTTGACTGCATCGTGCCTGCTGGCCTGGACAGCCTGCTGCAGCCGTTGCGCGAAAGTGCCGGCCAGGCGGGCGTCGAATTGAGTGCCGAAACCATCGGCCATGACTGGCAAGTAAAACTGCTCGGTTTCCACGAGCCCATGCCCGCCGTACTTGAGGCGCTGGCGCGCTGCTTGAGCACGACCGATGAACACGTGGCACCAACGCCCGCACTGCCGATGATTGCCATCCGCCAATTGCTCAAGGCATTGCCCACTTGCTGTGCCGGTGTCCAGCCTATGCCCCAAGCGACGTCGGCCCCATGGGCCAGCGCCCGCTGGCAAGGGCTGGGCTCAGGGTTACCGGCAACCTGTGAAGCAGCGATCAAGACAGCCGCTGCCCGATTGCCTGGCCTGCCTGCACATTTCCAATGCCAGCCTCAAGCGCTCAACGAACCGCATCTCTGGCACGAGGTAAGTACCGAGTCCAGTGAAGCGGCAGTGCTGTTGTTCTGCCCGACACCGACACACACCCTGGCCGATGAAGCGGCCTGGCGCTTGCTCGGTCATTTGCTTCAGGGACCGTTCTACCAGCGCCTGCGCGTCGAGCTACAAATCGGCTACGCCGTGTTCAGCGGCATCCGACAGATCGATGGGCAAACCGGCCTGCTGTTCGGCGTGCAATCCCCCAGCGCGTCCCTGAGTGAGATCGTCGAGCAAGTGCAGGCCTTTCTGGCGAAACTGCCGTCGTTGATCGAGCGCAGCGCAGACGTGGGCAACAAGGCCCTGGCGCAGCAATTCACACCCGAGTCGCTGCCTATCGGCCAAGCCGCTGATCTTGTGTGGCACGCCCACTTGGCGGGCCACGCAACGGGCTACCTGGAGCAATTACAACACTTGATACAAATCTGCTCGCCTGCCGATATGCAGCGCGCGGCCCAGCAACTGAACGACGCCACAGGCGGCTGGCATTGCATCGCCAACGGCCCATGCATCGGTGGGCACTGGCAGTCGGCGGGTTGATCGTTGCCAACCGTGCAACAGGCTTTTTCTTTCAAGACAGCGCTAACTCGAAAAGAATTGCGTAATATTCACACGCAATATCTGAACATCTCCCATGGGAGGTGGACTATATGTACTACTTGGTAGTGAACATCCCGTCCCTTGATAGGAGTATGAATATGACCTGGTCCAAACCTGCTTACACCGACCTGCGCATCGGTTTCGAAGTCACCATGTACTTCGCCAGCCGCTAATCCGCTGGGTAATACAACGCCTCGGTTCGCCCGGGGCGTTTTTGTTTTGAGCTTTGCTGATGGAGCGACCATGTTTGTCCAGATTCTAGGTTCCGCCGCCGGCGGCGGCTTCCCGCAGTGGAACTGCAACTGCGTGAACTGCGCAGGCTTTCGTGATGGCAGCCTGCGGGCCCAGGCGCGTACCCAGTCGTCCATCGCGATTTCCGACGATGGCGTGAACTGGGTGCTGTGCAATGCCTCGCCGGACATCCGCGCGCAGCTGCAGGGCTTTGCGCCGATGCAACCCGGCCGCGCCCTGCGGGACACCGGCATCAGCGCAATCATCCTGATGGACAGCCAGATCGACCACACCACCGGCCTGCTGAGCCTGCGCGAGGGCTGCCCGCACCAGGTCTGGTGCACCGACATGGTCCACGAAGACCTGAGCACCGGCTTCCCGCTGTTCACCATGCTCACCCATTGGAACGGCGGCCTGGCCTGGAACCGTATCGAGCTGGACGCCAGCTTCACCATCCCGGCCTGCCCCAACCTGCGTTTCACGCCACTGCCGCTGCGCAGCGCCGCACCGCCCTACTCGCCACATCGTTTCGACCCGCATCCCGGCGACAACATCGGCCTGATTGTCGAAGACCTGCGCACCGGCGGCAAACTGTTCTATGCCCCGGGCCTGGGCAAGGTCGATGCGCCGCTGTTGGACATCATGGCCGGCAGCGACTGCCTGCTGGTGGACGGCACGATGTGGGACGACGACGAAATGCAGCGCCGTGGCGTTGGCACCCGCACCGGCCGCGAGATGGGCCACCTGGCGCAGAACGGCCCCGGCGGCATGCTCGAAGTGCTCGAACAGTTGCCAAAGCAGCGCAAAGTGCTTATCCACATCAACAACACCAACCCGATCCTCGACGAAGACTCTCCCGAGCGAGCCGAGCTGGTGCGGCGTAACGTCGAAGTGGCTTACGACGGCATGAGCATCGAATTGTAGGAGCAGGCGAAATGACTGACACACCGTTGACCACCACCGAATTCGAAGCCGCCTTGCGCGCCAAAGGCGCCTTCTACCACATCCACCACCCGTACCACGTGGCGATGTACGAAGGCCGCGCCACCCGCGAGCAGATTCAGGGTTGGGTCGCCAACCGCTTCTACTATCAGGTGAACATTCCGCTCAAGGACGCCGCGATCCTGGCCAACTGCCCGGACCGCGAGATTCGTCGCGAGTGGATCCAGCGCCTGCTCGACCACGACGGTGCACCCGGCGAAGACGGCGGCATTGAAGCCTGGCTGCGCCTGGGCCAAGCCGTGGGCCTCGACCCGGACCAGCTGCGCTCCCAGGAACTGGTGCTGCCCGGCGTGCGCTTTGCGGTAGACGCCTACGTCAACTTCGCCCGCCGCGCCAGCTGGCAGGAAGCCGCCAGCAGTTCCCTGACCGAGCTGTTCGCGCCGCAGATCCACCAGTCGCGCCTCGACAGCTGGCCGCAGCATTACCCGTGGATCGACCCGGCCGGTTACGAATACTTCCGCACCCGCCTGGGCCAGGCCCGACGCGATGTGGAGCACGGGTTGGCGATTACCCTGCAGCACTACACCACCCGCGAAGGCCAGGAGCGCATGCTGGAAATCCTGCAATTCAAACTGGATATCCTGTGGAGCATGCTCGACGCCATGAGCATGGCCTACGAACTGAAACGCCCGCCCTATCACAGCGTGACCGAGCAGCGGGTCTGGCATAAAGGGATCACCCTATGAGCTTTGATCGCAGCAGAAAACCGACCTGGCGCCCGGGTTACCGCTACCAGTACGAGCCCGCGCAGAAAGGCCATGTGCTGCTCTACCCGGAAGGCATGATCAAGCTCAACGACAGCGCCGCGCTGATTGGTGGCTTGATTGACGGCGAGCGCGACGTGGCCGCCATTATCGCGGAGCTGGACAAGCAATTCCCCGGAGTGCCGCAACTCGGTGAAGACATCGAGCAATTCATGGAGGTCGCCCGTGCCGAGCACTGGATCACCCTTGCCTGAAAAACCCGCTATCGGCTTGCCGCTTTGGCTGCTCGCCGAGCTGACTTACCGCTGCCCGCTGCAGTGTCCGTACTGCTCCAACCCGCTGGATTTTGCCGAACAAGGCAAGGAACTGAGCACCGAGCAATGGATCAAGGTATTTCGCGAAGCCCGCGAGATGGGCGCGGCGCAACTCGGGTTTTCCGGCGGTGAGCCGTTGGTGCGCCAGGACCTCGCCGAGCTGATCGGCGAGGCGCGCAAACTGGGCTTCTACACCAACCTGATCACCTCGGGCATTGGCCTGACCGAACAGAAGATCAGTGACTTCAAAAAAGCCGGCCTGGACCATATCCAGATCAGCTTCCAGGCCAGCGACGAACAGGTGAACAACCTGCTGGCCGGCTCGAAGAAAGCCTTCGCGCAAAAGCTGGAAATGGCCCGAGCGGTGAAAGCCCATGGTTACCCGATGGTGCTTAACTTCGTCACCCATCGGCATAACATCGACAAGATCGACCGCATTATCGAGCTGTGCATTGCGCTCGAGGCGGACTTTGTCGAGCTTGCCACCTGCCAGTTCTACGGCTGGGCACAACTCAATCGTGTGGGGCTGTTGCCGACCAAGGAACAATTGGTACGCGCCGAACGCATCACCAACGAGTACCGCGCCAAGCTCGAAGCCGAGGGCCACCCGTGCAAGTTGATTTTCGTGACGCCCGATTACTACGAAGAGCGTCCGAAAGCCTGCATGAATGGCTGGGGCAGTATTTTCCTGACAGTCACACCGGACGGAACCGCGCTGCCCTGTCATGGAGCCCGACAGATGCCGGTGCAGTTTCCCAATGTGCGCGACCACAGCATGCAGCACATCTGGTACGACTCGTTCGGTTTCAACCGTTTTCGCGGCTACGACTGGATGCCCGAGCCGTGCCGTTCATGCGACGAGAAGGAAAAGGACTTCGGCGGCTGCCGTTGCCAGGCCTTCATGCTCACGGGAGACGCGAGCAATGCCGACCCGGTGTGCAGCAAGTCCGAGCAGCACGGCATCATCCTCAAGGCGCGGGAAGAAGCCGAACATGCCACCCAGACCATTGAACAGCTGGCGTTTCGCAATGAACGCAATTCACGCCTCATCGCAAAAGGCTGACGCCCTCAGCGCTTGGCGATGATGTACACGGCGTGGATGATGCCGGGGAAATAACCGCACAGGGTCAGCAGAATGTTCAGCCAGAACGCGCCGCCGAAGCCTACTTGCAGGAACACACCCAGTGGCGGCAGCAGAATGGCGATGATGATACGAATGATGTCCATGGGTCAGCTCCAGAAAATCGGCTCGTGTGAGCCGTGTAGCTAATCGACATTGGCGCTTCGCTAGGGTTCAGTGGTTTCTGGCATTGGGCCATCTCAGGCCAGAATCTGCAGGCCATGTTTTTGCACAAGGCTCAATAACTTAAGCGCCATGCCGCTGGGCTGTTTTTCGCCGGATTCCCACTGTTTTACAGTCGAGGCGCTCGTGTTCAGGTAGCGAGCGAACACAGGTTGGCTGACGTGGCTGCTTTCACGGAGGTATTTGATCTGCTCGGCTAGCATTCGAGCAGGAACCGCTGCCAGACACGCTTCGTCGAACTCACGAAGCGTGGTTTTGCTGATGGCGCCAATTGTATGAAGCGCTTCGGCAGATTGGTGAATGGACTCAAACGCCTCACTTTTATAGTTTCTGGTCATGACCTATCTCCACAAGCTCTGTTAAATCCAGCAATTGCTGAATCTGTGCATCGTTTAAATCTTCGTAGATCTTCGCCAGCGACCGAAACCCTTCCAGTTCACTCTGACTGATATTGCTCTGGCTCTGCTTGGCAAACAGGTATTGAAACACCCAGTAGTGCCTGCCTTTAGCCAAGACAATGGATCGATGACGATTTTGGTTCAGCCGCTTCTTCCATACGCCGCCTCCCAAATTGTC
This region of Pseudomonas sp. MUP55 genomic DNA includes:
- a CDS encoding flavin monoamine oxidase family protein, which gives rise to MSKTNRHPADGKKPITIFGPDFPFAFDDWIEHPAGLGSIPAANHGAEVAIVGAGIAGLVAAYELMKLGLKPVVYEASKMGGRLRSQAFEGAEGIIAELGGMRFPVSSTAFYHYVDKLGLETKPFPNPLTPASGSTVIDLEGQTHYAQKLSDLPVLFQEVADAWADALEAGSQYGDIQQAIRDRDVPRLKELWNKLVPLWDDRTFYDFVATSKSFAKLSFLHREVFGQVGFGTGGWDSDFPNSMLEIFRVVMTNCDDHQHLVVGGVAQVPMGIWRHVPERCAHWPAGTSLSSLHRGAPRAGVKRIAHAADGRFAVTDNYGDTREYAAVLTTCQSWLLTTQIECDETLFSQKMWMALDRTRYMQSSKTFVMVDRPFWKDKDPETGRDLMSMTLTDRLTRGTYLFDNGDDKPGVICLSYSWMSDALKMLPQPIDKRVKLALDALNKIYPKVDIKARIIGDPITISWEADPHFLGAFKGALPGHYRYNQRMYAHFMQKDMPAEQRGIFIAGDDVSWTPAWVEGAVQTSLNAVWGIMTHFGGSTHPENPGPGDVFDEIGPIALPE
- a CDS encoding carbon-nitrogen hydrolase family protein; its protein translation is MRVALYQCPPLPLDVAGNLKRLQQLAHEASGADVLVLPEMFLTGYNIGAEATGALAEAQDGESAQSIAGIAQSAGLAILYGYPERAEDGQIYNAVQLIDAHGQRLCNYRKTHLFGDLDRAMFSAGEDAFPLVELNGWKLGFLICYDLEFPENTRRLALAGAELILVPTANMVPFDFVADVTVRARAFENQCFVAYANYCGHEGDIHYCGQSSIAAPDGQRIAQAGLDEALIVGTLDRQSILDARAANHYLQDRRPELYGALHKP
- the pqqF gene encoding pyrroloquinoline quinone biosynthesis protein PqqF, with the protein product MPAPVHPQPLHLTLANGLHLCLRHAPRLKRCAAVLRVAAGSHDAPLAWPGLAHFLEHLLFLGTERFPAGEGLMAYVQRHGGQVNASTRERTTEFFFELPVSTFADGLVRLADMLTHPRLSIDDQLREREVLHAEFVAWSQDAKAQQQVALLQGLAADHPLRGFHAGNRDSLPVEREAFQQALREFHQRFYQSGQMTLSLAGPQSQQELEALAQQFSAQLIGGPLHPQAEPPALMAGHSSGYQLAADQHLHQVITGDAPREALAFLCTWLNSSAPGGLLDELKARRLATALHASVLYHFAGQAVLDIDFTLDAQSGSATEIEALLHDWLSFFAHSDWTPLREEFALLKARQQQVQSALALARNDEEDLSEQGVAALKAMLDTLHLPPAKHAWQLPPNNPFLRPAAKEERAGLIRGQTSAHRGLRTFAQDRSRGRRDMSALTFSQALANDNDEGALYLRWRFDCIVPAGLDSLLQPLRESAGQAGVELSAETIGHDWQVKLLGFHEPMPAVLEALARCLSTTDEHVAPTPALPMIAIRQLLKALPTCCAGVQPMPQATSAPWASARWQGLGSGLPATCEAAIKTAAARLPGLPAHFQCQPQALNEPHLWHEVSTESSEAAVLLFCPTPTHTLADEAAWRLLGHLLQGPFYQRLRVELQIGYAVFSGIRQIDGQTGLLFGVQSPSASLSEIVEQVQAFLAKLPSLIERSADVGNKALAQQFTPESLPIGQAADLVWHAHLAGHATGYLEQLQHLIQICSPADMQRAAQQLNDATGGWHCIANGPCIGGHWQSAG
- the pqqA gene encoding pyrroloquinoline quinone precursor peptide PqqA; translated protein: MTWSKPAYTDLRIGFEVTMYFASR